The following coding sequences are from one Verrucosispora sp. WMMD573 window:
- a CDS encoding ABC transporter ATP-binding protein, with protein MDSSPPGEPSPDRAVLDAHLVVDRGTFRLDLPLTIRPGEVVALLGPNGAGKTTALRALAGLLPLTDGHLSLVGRHLDHPGRRIWAPTEQRPIGVVFQDYLLFPHLTVLDNIAFGPRRQGLDRRRARLRAADWLARVGLAEHARRKPRHLSGGQAQRVALARALAVEPALLLLDEPLAALDARTRLDTRAQLQHHLAGHCGATLLVTHDPIDAVVLADRLIIIEEGQLVQEGDVATVTAQPRTDYVARLVGLNLYRARADGHRVLLADGFHLVTGDQHEGGVFVAFAPSAVALHPRRPDGSPRNTWPATITGMQRHGDNLRVQLDGPITVAADITAAAAAQLRLAPGRTLWAAVKAAETRVYPAVVAPADAGP; from the coding sequence GTGGATTCGAGCCCGCCGGGCGAGCCATCCCCCGACCGTGCGGTGCTCGACGCCCACCTCGTCGTGGACCGTGGCACCTTCCGACTCGACCTGCCGCTGACCATCCGCCCCGGCGAGGTCGTCGCTCTCCTCGGACCCAACGGGGCCGGCAAGACCACCGCGCTGCGCGCCCTCGCCGGTCTGCTCCCCCTCACCGACGGGCACCTCAGCCTCGTCGGCCGCCACCTCGACCATCCCGGCCGACGGATCTGGGCCCCGACCGAGCAGCGCCCGATCGGCGTCGTCTTCCAGGACTACCTGCTGTTCCCGCACCTGACCGTGCTGGACAACATCGCGTTCGGGCCGCGTCGGCAGGGCCTCGACCGGCGGCGGGCCCGGCTACGGGCCGCGGACTGGCTGGCCCGGGTCGGGCTCGCCGAGCATGCCCGGCGCAAGCCCCGGCACCTGTCCGGCGGGCAGGCCCAACGGGTGGCCCTGGCACGGGCCCTCGCCGTCGAACCGGCACTGCTCCTGCTCGACGAGCCACTCGCCGCCCTCGACGCCCGTACCCGGCTCGACACCCGCGCCCAGCTCCAACACCACCTCGCCGGCCATTGCGGCGCCACGCTGCTGGTCACCCACGACCCGATCGACGCCGTCGTGCTGGCCGACCGGCTGATCATCATCGAGGAGGGACAGCTGGTGCAGGAGGGCGACGTCGCCACCGTCACCGCCCAGCCACGCACCGACTACGTCGCCCGCCTGGTCGGTCTCAACCTCTACCGGGCGCGCGCGGACGGGCACCGCGTGCTGCTCGCCGACGGGTTCCACCTCGTCACCGGCGACCAGCACGAGGGCGGCGTCTTCGTCGCCTTCGCGCCGTCGGCCGTGGCGTTGCATCCCCGTCGCCCCGACGGCAGCCCCCGCAACACCTGGCCGGCCACGATCACCGGGATGCAGCGCCACGGCGACAACCTGCGGGTGCAACTCGACGGCCCGATCACCGTGGCGGCCGACATCACTGCGGCCGCCGCCGCCCAGCTGCGACTGGCACCCGGGCGGACGCTGTGGGCCGCCGTCAAAGCCGCCGAGACCCGCGTCTATCCGGCCGTCGTGGCACCCGCCGACGCCGGGCCGTAG
- a CDS encoding ABC transporter permease: MTTRSGPPPRSRRTGRVPVALLLPAALGLIFLLLPLAGLLVRTPWSTLPQRLTEPGVLAALRLSVQAATLATLLCLALGVPLAWLLARADFPGRRLVRALVTVPLVLPPVVGGVALLLVFGRRGILGGWLDSTFGFTLPFTTAGVVLAEAFVAMPFLVIAVEGALRGADVRYEEAAATLGAGRWTTFTHVTLPLVAPGIAAGAVLCWARALGEFGATITFAGNFPGRTQTMPLAVYLALETDLEAAIVLSLVLLTVSVVILASLRDRWLGSS; the protein is encoded by the coding sequence GTGACCACCCGGTCCGGGCCACCGCCACGATCCAGGCGCACCGGTCGGGTACCCGTCGCGTTGCTGCTGCCCGCTGCTCTCGGCCTGATCTTCCTGCTGCTTCCACTGGCAGGTCTGCTGGTCCGTACGCCGTGGAGCACCCTCCCACAACGCTTGACCGAGCCGGGGGTGCTCGCCGCGCTGCGGCTGTCCGTGCAGGCCGCCACCCTGGCCACGCTGCTCTGCCTCGCCCTCGGGGTCCCCCTGGCCTGGCTGCTCGCCCGCGCCGACTTTCCCGGCCGCCGCCTCGTGCGTGCCCTGGTCACCGTGCCACTGGTGCTTCCGCCGGTGGTTGGTGGCGTGGCTCTGCTGCTCGTCTTCGGCCGGCGGGGCATCCTCGGCGGCTGGCTCGACAGCACCTTCGGATTCACCCTGCCGTTCACCACGGCCGGTGTGGTGCTCGCCGAGGCCTTCGTCGCGATGCCGTTCCTGGTGATCGCCGTCGAGGGCGCGTTGCGCGGCGCGGACGTCCGCTACGAGGAGGCGGCGGCGACCCTCGGCGCGGGGCGGTGGACCACCTTCACCCACGTCACGCTCCCGTTGGTCGCCCCGGGCATCGCCGCCGGAGCGGTCCTGTGCTGGGCTCGGGCGCTCGGCGAGTTCGGCGCCACCATCACCTTCGCCGGCAATTTCCCCGGCCGTACGCAGACCATGCCGCTCGCGGTGTACCTCGCCCTCGAAACCGACCTGGAGGCGGCGATCGTGCTCAGTCTCGTCCTGCTCACCGTCTCGGTGGTGATTCTGGCCAGCCTCCGCGACCGCTGGCTCGGCAGCTCGTGA
- the modA gene encoding molybdate ABC transporter substrate-binding protein: protein MVTVALAGCHSGETTDPPPQGGALTGDVTVFAAASLTEPFTRIGKDFEAANPGVRVTFSFAGSSALANQINQGAPADVFASASPANMTTVIDAGNSGGDPRVFVRNQLVIAVPDGNPGGVNGLADLTKPDVKVALCAEQVPCGAAAAQALDAAGTELIPVTLERDVKAALSKLRLGEVDAALVYRSDVRAADEDVDGIEFPESARAINDYPIVVLGNAPNRPAARAFVDHVLSGPGQAVLAAAGFQAP from the coding sequence ATGGTGACGGTCGCGCTCGCCGGCTGCCACAGTGGCGAGACCACCGACCCGCCCCCGCAGGGCGGTGCCCTGACCGGTGACGTCACGGTGTTTGCCGCCGCGTCGCTCACCGAGCCGTTCACCCGGATCGGCAAGGACTTCGAGGCGGCGAATCCCGGCGTACGGGTCACCTTCAGCTTCGCCGGCAGTTCCGCCCTCGCGAACCAGATCAACCAGGGCGCCCCGGCGGACGTCTTCGCCTCCGCCTCCCCCGCGAACATGACGACCGTGATCGACGCCGGCAACAGCGGCGGCGACCCGCGCGTCTTCGTGCGCAACCAGCTCGTGATCGCGGTGCCGGACGGCAACCCGGGCGGGGTGAACGGACTGGCCGACCTGACGAAGCCGGACGTCAAGGTCGCGCTCTGCGCCGAACAGGTGCCCTGCGGCGCGGCGGCGGCGCAGGCCCTGGACGCCGCCGGGACCGAACTCATCCCGGTCACGCTGGAACGGGACGTCAAGGCGGCCCTGTCCAAGCTACGGCTGGGCGAGGTCGACGCGGCGCTGGTGTACCGCTCCGACGTACGGGCCGCCGACGAGGACGTCGATGGCATCGAGTTCCCCGAATCGGCCCGCGCGATCAACGACTATCCGATCGTCGTGCTGGGCAACGCACCGAACAGGCCGGCCGCCCGGGCGTTCGTCGACCACGTGCTCTCCGGGCCGGGCCAGGCCGTCCTCGCCGCCGCCGGATTCCAGGCCCCGTAG
- a CDS encoding helix-turn-helix domain-containing protein, which produces MTVFRMGEAAELLGVSADTVRRWVDAGRLAATRDEQGHRLIHGVDLAAFVRTQAGDPDDRADGSSARNRLRGIVTAVLKDAVMAQVDIQAGPFRVVSLMSREAVDDLGLSVGSVAIAVIKSTTVVVERPPTSAGIRSDDS; this is translated from the coding sequence GTGACGGTGTTTCGGATGGGCGAGGCGGCCGAGCTGCTGGGGGTCAGCGCGGACACGGTGCGGCGCTGGGTGGATGCCGGTCGTCTCGCCGCCACCCGCGACGAACAGGGACATCGATTGATCCACGGTGTCGATCTGGCCGCCTTCGTCCGGACTCAGGCCGGCGATCCGGACGACCGGGCCGACGGGTCCTCGGCCCGTAACCGGCTCCGGGGAATCGTCACCGCCGTGCTCAAGGACGCCGTGATGGCCCAGGTGGACATCCAGGCCGGACCATTCCGGGTGGTGTCGCTGATGAGCCGCGAGGCCGTCGACGACCTGGGACTGTCGGTCGGCTCGGTGGCGATCGCAGTGATCAAGTCGACCACCGTCGTCGTGGAGCGACCGCCGACCAGCGCGGGCATCAGGAGTGACGACTCGTGA
- a CDS encoding DUF2470 domain-containing protein → MGTLGKALPAGTTGTPAERLRTLLAGTGSLTLRTPTHRADLVGLHTVAADGRLRLALPARTEVARQLLDLGETPAQIELTDLVPLPLRDRVRARATLTGWLTLDELDGNEVTARLDLASAELVDPDGDAGVDPDALADARPDPLAAHEADLLRHLHRHPDALRRLGRQAAAGLGVDARTVHPLRLDRYGIVLRLELPTHHRDARIAFASPANGPRDAAAHLARLIGAHPSCRACVTPRR, encoded by the coding sequence GTGGGAACGTTGGGCAAGGCACTGCCGGCCGGAACGACCGGCACCCCGGCGGAACGGCTGCGTACCCTGCTCGCCGGCACCGGGTCACTGACGCTGCGTACCCCCACGCACCGCGCCGACCTGGTCGGTCTGCACACCGTCGCCGCTGACGGGCGGCTGCGACTCGCCCTGCCCGCCCGGACCGAAGTGGCCCGGCAGTTGCTCGACCTGGGCGAGACACCAGCACAGATCGAACTGACCGATCTCGTGCCGCTTCCCCTACGCGACCGGGTCCGTGCCCGCGCCACCCTGACCGGCTGGCTCACCCTCGACGAACTCGACGGTAACGAGGTGACCGCCCGACTCGACCTGGCCAGCGCCGAGCTCGTCGACCCCGACGGCGATGCCGGCGTGGACCCGGACGCACTGGCCGATGCGCGCCCCGATCCACTCGCCGCGCACGAGGCGGACCTGCTGCGCCACCTGCACCGGCATCCGGACGCGCTGCGACGCCTGGGCCGACAGGCCGCCGCCGGCCTCGGCGTCGATGCCCGCACCGTTCACCCACTACGACTCGACAGGTACGGGATCGTGCTGCGCCTGGAGCTGCCGACGCATCACCGGGACGCGCGGATCGCCTTCGCCAGTCCGGCCAACGGACCCCGGGACGCGGCGGCACACCTGGCCCGCCTGATCGGTGCCCACCCGTCCTGCCGGGCCTGCGTCACCCCCCGCCGCTAG
- the rpsD gene encoding 30S ribosomal protein S4, with product MNQSRPKIKRSRRLGIPLTPKCVRYFERRPYPPGVHGRSRTKESDYKVRLLEKQRLKAQYDLRERQLRRAFDRAVRRPGKTGEELVIDLESRLDALVLRAGFARTIYQARQAVSHGHVNVNGQRVDRPSARLVPGDVLAVREGSRAKTPFVIAAAGAHSPQHPAGYLDVDLSGLTARLTRLPQRAEVPIRCDEQLVVEYYSR from the coding sequence ATGAACCAGTCCCGCCCTAAGATCAAGCGCTCCCGCCGGCTCGGCATCCCGCTGACTCCCAAGTGCGTGCGCTACTTCGAGCGACGGCCGTACCCGCCGGGCGTCCACGGTCGCTCGCGCACGAAGGAGAGCGACTACAAGGTCCGCCTGCTGGAGAAGCAGCGTCTGAAGGCCCAGTACGACCTGCGGGAACGTCAGCTCCGGCGGGCGTTCGACCGGGCGGTGCGTCGACCGGGCAAGACCGGCGAGGAGTTGGTGATCGACCTGGAGAGTCGTCTCGACGCGCTCGTCCTGCGGGCCGGCTTCGCCCGCACCATCTACCAGGCCCGCCAGGCCGTCAGCCACGGGCACGTGAACGTCAATGGCCAGCGGGTCGACCGACCGTCCGCTCGGCTGGTGCCCGGCGACGTGCTCGCGGTGCGCGAGGGCAGCCGGGCCAAGACGCCCTTCGTCATCGCCGCCGCCGGCGCCCATTCCCCGCAGCACCCGGCCGGGTACCTCGACGTCGACCTGTCCGGGTTGACCGCCCGGCTGACCCGACTGCCGCAACGCGCCGAGGTGCCGATTCGCTGCGACGAGCAACTGGTCGTGGAGTACTACTCGCGCTGA
- a CDS encoding copper resistance CopC family protein, whose translation MRHLPRAHGRVAAGLLALALAASVILFGPATPASAHGTLAMSTPAEGATVDEAVTAVQLYFTERVREDAYFTVTAPGGARVDNGWTHGEPRTLDRPVREYFLVDGVFEPREYNTGFPAVVALAHLPAAGQYSVSYLSVASDGDPVRGTVTFRYTGKPTAAPPDWQPPTGQPDPSLLAAAEQHGGTGSQPAPGDSTPVAPTAPVPSVAAAPPASDDSGGIGPLGWAGLVVAVVAVAGFFAWQRRAARVERSRKPVRRSAATPPRAKPTAKTKGRRATGGGRPADGSGSTGGWHRIGDTRLALLVGGLVLTLLAGFALGRIGTADEPTITTPLGSAPGGGSRDAAQAVSAGDGHQHGPGTGPHTHPGDGQDQATGTTVSAAGYTLKPVLRSQEAGATTDYRFRVVGVDGQPVTRFAVVHDKPLHMIVVGRDLGGYQHLHPTMGADGTWSVPLKLTRPGGYRIYADFTVTTVDGKGVPLVLGVDHEVPGSYQPAGLPPPQPQTTTGPYAVSMAGTPTIGMTVPLTLRVDRDAAIGPVQLERYLGAYGHLVVVREGDLGFLHVHPEPELVDGEVKFWLTAPSAGRYRAFFDFQVDGKVHTAAFTINLA comes from the coding sequence ATGCGTCATCTCCCTCGGGCTCACGGCCGTGTCGCCGCCGGTCTGCTCGCTCTGGCTCTTGCCGCCAGCGTGATTCTGTTCGGGCCGGCCACGCCCGCCTCAGCGCACGGCACCCTGGCGATGTCCACACCGGCCGAGGGCGCCACCGTCGACGAGGCCGTGACGGCCGTGCAGCTCTACTTCACCGAGCGGGTCCGCGAGGACGCGTACTTCACCGTCACGGCGCCGGGCGGTGCCCGGGTCGACAACGGGTGGACGCATGGCGAACCCCGCACACTGGACCGTCCGGTGCGGGAGTACTTCCTGGTCGACGGCGTGTTCGAGCCGCGCGAGTACAACACCGGTTTTCCCGCGGTGGTGGCCCTCGCGCATCTGCCCGCCGCCGGCCAGTACTCGGTGAGCTACCTGTCGGTGGCCTCCGACGGTGACCCGGTACGCGGCACGGTCACCTTCCGGTACACCGGAAAGCCGACGGCCGCGCCGCCGGACTGGCAACCGCCCACCGGTCAGCCGGATCCGTCGCTGCTCGCCGCCGCCGAGCAGCACGGAGGCACCGGATCGCAGCCGGCGCCCGGCGACAGCACCCCCGTCGCCCCCACGGCACCGGTCCCGTCGGTCGCCGCCGCGCCACCCGCCTCCGACGACTCGGGCGGCATCGGCCCGCTGGGCTGGGCCGGCCTGGTAGTGGCCGTGGTCGCCGTCGCCGGCTTCTTCGCCTGGCAACGCCGTGCGGCCCGCGTCGAGCGGAGTCGCAAGCCGGTACGCCGGTCCGCTGCCACCCCACCTCGCGCCAAGCCGACCGCGAAGACCAAGGGGCGCCGCGCCACGGGGGGTGGACGCCCGGCGGACGGATCCGGGTCGACGGGTGGGTGGCATCGCATCGGCGACACGCGTCTCGCGCTGCTGGTCGGTGGACTCGTCCTGACGCTGCTGGCCGGGTTCGCCCTCGGCCGGATCGGCACCGCCGACGAACCCACCATCACCACGCCACTCGGCTCGGCACCGGGCGGTGGCAGCCGGGACGCGGCGCAGGCGGTGTCGGCCGGTGACGGGCATCAGCACGGGCCGGGAACCGGCCCGCACACGCATCCGGGTGACGGCCAGGACCAGGCCACCGGTACGACCGTCAGCGCCGCCGGGTACACCCTGAAGCCGGTGCTGCGCTCCCAGGAGGCCGGCGCGACGACCGACTACCGGTTCCGGGTGGTGGGGGTCGACGGGCAGCCGGTGACCCGCTTCGCGGTGGTGCACGACAAGCCGCTGCACATGATCGTGGTCGGCCGTGACCTCGGTGGATACCAGCACCTGCACCCGACGATGGGGGCCGACGGCACCTGGAGCGTGCCGCTGAAACTCACCCGACCCGGCGGCTACCGCATCTACGCGGACTTCACCGTGACCACGGTCGACGGCAAGGGGGTGCCGCTGGTGCTCGGCGTCGACCACGAGGTGCCGGGCAGTTACCAACCGGCCGGACTGCCCCCGCCGCAGCCGCAGACGACGACCGGTCCGTACGCGGTGTCCATGGCCGGCACGCCCACCATCGGGATGACCGTTCCGCTGACCCTCCGGGTGGACCGGGACGCGGCGATCGGGCCGGTGCAGTTGGAGCGTTACCTGGGCGCGTACGGGCACCTGGTGGTGGTGCGCGAGGGGGACCTGGGTTTCCTGCACGTCCATCCGGAGCCGGAACTGGTCGATGGTGAGGTGAAGTTCTGGCTGACCGCGCCCAGTGCCGGCCGTTACCGGGCGTTCTTCGACTTCCAGGTGGACGGGAAGGTGCACACCGCGGCGTTCACGATCAATCTGGCCTGA